From Tachypleus tridentatus isolate NWPU-2018 chromosome 8, ASM421037v1, whole genome shotgun sequence, a single genomic window includes:
- the LOC143223947 gene encoding uncharacterized protein LOC143223947: MYRVLTVRKRNACYSGYGDIRGNRRALDRRGNKSAFDKKPRFRGDDGNGKYKKNMFGRYTSLYLGFDSDFNLRGGLGRGTRRARQAVSYERIGRGSATRLDSELRMNDSLHLDA; the protein is encoded by the exons ATGTATCGAGTGTTGACAGTACGAAAAAGAAATgct TGTTATAGTGGTTACGGAGATATACGGGGAAATAGGAGAGCTCTTGACAGACGTGGGAATAAAAGTGCTTTTGACAAGAAACCACGTTTCAGAGGAGATGATGGAAATGGAAAATACAAGAAGAATATGTTTGGAAGATACACAAGCTTATATTTGGGTTTTGACAGTGACTTTAACTTAAGAGGCGGGTTGGGAAGAGGAACACGAAGAGCAAGACAAGCAGTTAGCTATGAAAGAATAGGAAGAGGAAGTGCAACACGATTGGATAGTGAGCTAAGAATGAATGACAGTCTACATTTGGACGCATAA
- the LOC143224197 gene encoding uncharacterized protein LOC143224197 produces the protein MKMRQVNFILLLVITVYTVGSYAENGSNKITRNIYNGYGGYGDIGENWRALDRRGNKSGFEKKPGSGIYNGNGRYKKNIFRRDTDVGLDFDSDSNLIDGFRRGTRTTRQGRNERRRESGIRLDSELRMNDSLHLDA, from the exons ATGAAAATGAGGCAagtg aatttCATTCTACTTTTGGTGATTACGGTCTACACTGTAGGAAGTTACGCTGAAAACGGAAGTAACAAAATAACCCGAAACATCTACAATGGTTATGGTGGTTACGGAGATATAGGGGAAAATTGGAGAGCTCTTGACAGACGTGGGAATAAAAGTGGTTTTGAGAAGAAACCAGGTTCCGGAATATATAACGGAAATGGAAGATACAAGAAGAATATCTTTAGAAGAGACACAGACGTAGGCTTGGATTTTGACAGTGACTCTAACTTAATAGATGGGTTCAGAAGAGGAACACGAACAACAAGACAAGGAAGGAACGAAAGAAGAAGAGAAAGTGGTATAAGATTGGATAGTGAGCTAAGAATGAATGACAGTCTACATTTGGACGCATAA